One Bifidobacterium angulatum DSM 20098 = JCM 7096 DNA window includes the following coding sequences:
- a CDS encoding carbohydrate ABC transporter permease, whose product MSLGTRKTKTEGSGNVLRRRRTILAWGFALPFAVVFCVFMLIPLLSSMAMSFTDITSKDLRTPFNVNFVGLDQYITLFHDHRFLHALGVTGIFVLVGLPITMAIALAFAVALNKGSKHLNAFFRAVFYAPVVASVVAVSVVWRYILQKDGLLNSLLAVFGIAGPDWLHDTRYALPALMAMTIWRNMGTLMIIFLAGLQAIPEELKEAAAIDGAGKWRTFRSITLPLLKPTLLLGAVLLSVAYLQFFEESFVMTQGGPLDSTLSAAYYVYQKFGFGQYGIASAASWVLFIIIALVSVLQFRILKED is encoded by the coding sequence ATGAGCCTCGGGACAAGAAAGACGAAGACGGAGGGCTCGGGCAACGTCCTCCGCCGCCGCCGTACGATTCTCGCATGGGGATTTGCCTTGCCTTTCGCAGTCGTGTTCTGCGTATTCATGCTGATTCCCCTCCTGTCCTCGATGGCGATGTCCTTCACCGACATCACCTCCAAGGACCTTCGCACCCCGTTCAACGTCAACTTCGTCGGACTGGACCAGTACATCACCCTGTTCCACGACCACCGTTTCCTGCACGCGTTGGGCGTCACCGGAATCTTCGTGCTTGTCGGCCTGCCGATCACCATGGCGATCGCCCTCGCATTCGCGGTGGCCCTCAACAAGGGATCCAAGCACCTCAACGCGTTCTTCAGGGCCGTGTTCTACGCGCCGGTTGTCGCCAGCGTGGTCGCGGTCTCCGTCGTGTGGAGGTACATCCTCCAGAAGGACGGCCTGCTCAACTCGCTCCTGGCCGTCTTCGGTATCGCCGGGCCGGACTGGCTGCACGACACCCGCTACGCCCTGCCCGCGCTGATGGCCATGACCATCTGGCGCAACATGGGAACGCTGATGATCATCTTCCTCGCCGGCCTGCAGGCCATCCCCGAGGAATTGAAGGAGGCTGCGGCCATCGACGGCGCAGGCAAATGGCGCACCTTTCGTAGCATCACGCTCCCGCTGCTCAAGCCCACGCTGCTGCTGGGTGCCGTGCTTCTTTCCGTCGCCTACCTGCAGTTCTTCGAGGAATCCTTCGTGATGACCCAGGGAGGACCGCTCGATTCGACGCTCTCCGCCGCGTACTACGTGTACCAGAAGTTCGGTTTCGGACAGTACGGCATCGCCTCCGCAGCCAGCTGGGTGCTGTTCATCATCATCGCGCTGGTCAGTGTGCTCCAGTTCCGCATTCTCAAGGAGGATTGA